The genomic region TTGACCAATCCCACGGACGAGCAGGTGAAGATTTCCTTTCCATCGGGCCAGCAATATGAAGTTATCGTAAAATCCAAAAAATCAGATGAGGTTGTTTACCGTTATTCAGAAGGCAGAATGTTTACACAAGCCATCGTTGATGATGAGATTGAGCCTGGAGAAACAAAAACCTGGGAACAGTCATGGGAGTTTAAGGAAGCAGAACCAGGAGATTATACAGCGACGGTTATGCTGCTCCCTGAACCTGTCCATCAGCCTTCTAATGAGAACAATCCATTCGTTAAGAAAGTATCGTTTTCTATTAACGGTAAAAAATAATGGTAAGGGTAAGGAATGAAAAGGAGAGCCACGTACTTTGGCATCTCCTTTTTTTATTTTCTGTCTGCTGCAATGAAACTTTTTTGTGTTAAAATAGGTAAGAATGTTTTGAAAATTTGTTTGAAATAGAAGGTAGGAGATCATACAATGAAGGGCTTAAGACAAAAACTATTCTGGATCATCCCTTTTCTCATCATACTTACCGGTTTTATTTTATTATTTGTAACGAATCTGCAACGTTTTACTGCCCCGCCAGCAGAAGGATGGAGCAGAGGGCTTGAGGTAGCTAAAATGGATGGCTTTCATGATCCGCAGGTTGAGGCGGATAAAAGTGGGATGGATCTTTACTTTCTTCGTGATGGATCGATTCATCACGTGAGCTATGACACTGACTTTTCAAAAAAAGGAGAAGACGTCATCCCTGTTGATCGTGAACGTGTGGATAGCTTTTATGTATATGGGGATCGCGTCTATTATTTTGATGAAGGCTCGATTATAAATGGGAAAACAGGTGAAGGAATAGATGAGGCTGAAATCTTTCACAGAGGTGAGGAGGGTATCATTTATTACTCACAGGGACAAAATGTTTTTCAGTTCAATCTAAAGACGGAAGAGAAAAAGAAAATCTTTTCGGCATCCCATCCATTTGAAGAAATCCAGGTATCAGGGCCTTATGTTCTGGTCTATACTAGCGATTTAAATGAAGGGATCTTATCGATTTTTAAATACCAGGAGCAGGAAAAATCCTATACAGAGTTTACTCAAACTACTGTCGATGTAGGGATGAGTAACAGGATGAATGAAATGGTATTTACTGCCGGGAAGGATAAGCTTCATCTGGCTGTCTCTGCTGAAACGCAAAGCAAGCAGAATAAGGATTTTTATTTTTTCTATAGTTCAGTGGATACAGATCAGCCTGAAATTGAGTTAGTGGAACTTGAACCGAAAGATCCCGTTACTCAAACGCCCTTACAGGAAATTTCACAATTTCAATTAAGGACAGATGAGGAGGGTACACTGGAAGTATTATTTAGAAGTGCCGGTTTTACTTTTACGGATACGAATGATGAACAGGCAATGAATGCTTATCACATGAAGTTAGGTCCGGACCAAAACCTGAAAGTTGAAAGGAGAAGCAATACTTATTCATTAACCTCTCGTCCATTTTTTATCGGGGGAGAAGCCATTGGATGGAAGGACAGAATGGATGGAAGTGAGTATCAGCTGTTGATGTCGTCAAGTCACCCTAATATGATTGAAAAAACAAACCATCGTTCACTGAATGAATACCTAATTGCCTTTGGGATTAGTATTGGTGATCTTTCAACAGCAGCTTTTATTCTTTACTTAGTTTTAATACTGATTCTGATTCCTGTTCTGTACTTTGGAGTGACAGCTCTTTATTATCGATGGAAGGGGAATCGGGATGGCCTTGAGCAGAACCCGAAAGTTTTCTATGGAGGTGTGATTGTATATACGCTGGGAGCTCTTCTGCTTCGAAACCATTTATTCCCGGATAATGCTTATGCCATGGCTCCCGGTTATATATCCTTTCCTGGAAATGATCTGGTTTTTATTCTTGGGTTTTCACTTCTTTCCCTTGTAAGTATTCTACTTGTTAAAAGGGATTGGGGACTTATAGGGAAGTACAGCTATTTTATAGGCTTACAGTTCTTATTTTATGTACTATTCTTAGGCCCTTATTATTTCTAAAAAAGCGGAAGCACTTATCATGTGCTTCCGCTTCTATCATTTCAGACAGACTGCTTGTCCTTTATTGTGGCTTTACTTGCTGAGAGTGGTTCCTGCTGACCTTTAATAGCCATAGTTTTCCAATACTTCTTCAACCTTTGGTGTAAGCTGATCCCATTCTGAGTCAAAGGTTTTGTTGACCGTAATAAAGTTTTTGTAGCCAAAGACGTTATCTACACCGTCAAGCGTCATTAGCTCATTCAGAATTTCATATTCACTCGTTTGTCCAGGCATGACAGAGATACTGCCTTCACCTGAAAAAATCGCTTCTTTTGCTGTAAATTTCATTGCATTTGGATTTGGAGTACTTTCTACTAATACGCCCATTTTTTATCCCTCCCTGACTTTCTTCCTTTATATTAGCATGAAAACAAAGATAGAAAAAGATAATAAGACAAGGTTCATTAAATTTTTATGTTAAGAATAGGGTAGACCATAGGCATCATTTATAAACGTGGTACCAGTAAAAAGCAGGTTTTTTAAATAGAAATAGCGTAAATAGGGAAATGTTAGGGTTTAAAAATTTGTATAAAGAGGAATGTATGTTTGATGGAGAAGGGGTGAAATAATGGATGCCATTCAAAGCAATATGAAGAAAATAGGGACCAGTGTAGTCGAATGGAGCAGAAACAAGCGGGTGTCATTAATGAACTGGTTATCATCAGCAGAGCTGGAAGAGTTTATAAACATGTATCCCTATCGAACGTATTTCTTCCTGTTCATGACACCACTTTTTTTAGTGGTTCCGATATTTACAATTTTGGGATCATTTAGCCTGATGACAAGTTATTTTCTGGCAGGGGCAGGCTTGTTTGCCTTTTCCATTTGCTCCCTGTTTGTCTTTCTTATTTTTCCTGCGATTATTATCTATATAAAATTTAAAGAACACCATCATAGGCGCACCATTTGGACAGGCAGTGCCGTAATAACAGGGATTCTGATGATTTACTGGGGCTTCCACTATTATCAGTGGTTTCTGCCGGCACTATGAACACAGGCTGACATTATACGTCAGCCTGTTTGATCAATTCCTTAAATCCTTCCAGAATACGACTGGTGATTTCACCGGATTTTCCGTCCCCGACCTTTTGCTGATCAATCTCCGTTATTGGCACCACTTCTGAAGTGGTAGAAGCGAGAAAAGCCTCATCTATACTTTCCAGATCACGAATGCGCAGTTCTTTTTCTTTTAATGGAATCCCAAGCTGATCGCAGACCTGTAAGACTGCTAAGCGGGTAATCCCATTTAAAATGTAGTTGTTGGCAGGGTGGGTGATGACTGTCCCGTCCTTAACAGCAAAAAAGTTGGAGGAGGATCCTTCTGTTATATGGGCTTCATCACGATAAAGCAAGGCTTCAAAGTAGCCATTTTCCTTTGCCTGCTGTTTAGCCATGACATTATAGAGAAGATTGAGGCTTTTAATATCACATCTCAGCCAGCGTTTATCCTCCAATAAAGTCACACTTACGCCATTTTGTTGTGCATCCACAGGGCTTGATACCGGAATCGGGTACGCATAAAGCTGTGGTGGTGTTTGTTTAGGGTATGGATGGCTCCGTGGGGCAATCCCTCTCGTAATTTGAAGGTAAATGGCACCGTTTTTAATTTGGTTTTTTGATACTAACTGATTCAGCAGTGTTCCCAGGTCTTCACTGTCAGTATCGTAGGGAATAGCTGTCTCGGTTAAACTGAACTGAAGACGATCCAAATGCTCCTTCAGCATAAAAAACGCACCATTATATACTCGGATGACTTCATAAACCCCATCCCCGAACGTATACCCCCGATCTTCAATGTCCGTTTTTGCATCATCGCGCTGGATAAATTCCTGATTTTTTAAAACAAACATGTTAAGTCCCCTTCTTCATAGAATGTTATCCATATGATAGGTTGAATTTTCAGAAATGTAAAGAGGAAATTTTACGGATATGGATAGTCCTGTCCTGCAGCATTTCAGATTTGAGGATTCAGGGTTCCTAAAGTGTGATTTTGATACTACAAAACAGGTATGGAATCTTTCCTGATCCATACCTGTTAAGGATATTATACCAGACGTTTTCTTATTTTCGAGCTGATGTAATCGATGATCATAACAACGACGATAATCGAGATGATAATAAGTCCCAGCTGCTCCCAGTCCCTGTTGGCAGCGGTTAGAACGATTAAGGTACCAATACCTCCCGCACCAACGAGCCCAAGTACGGTAGAAGCCCGGATATCGACTTCGAAACGGTAGAGCGCAAAAGATAAAAATTCAGGTAAGACCTGTGGAAAAATAGCATAAAATAAAATCTGAGCTTTGTTTGCCCCATTTGCCTCCATGGCTTCCACTATGTCCATGTCAATGCTCTCAATGACTTCTGCATAGAGCTTACCGAGCATACCAAAGGAGGTTAAGCCAATGGTAAGAACACCTGCAAAAGCCCCGGGTCCTACGGAAATAACAAAGAAAATGGCCAGAATTAATTCCGGGAATGTACGGTCCAGAATTAAGAACCACTTTCCGGCTGTATTCCATATCGGTGATTTCACCATATTTTTAGCCGCCCAGAAGCCAAAAGGAACCGCCAATACAGCTGCAATTAAAGTCCCTGCATAAGCAATAAATACGGTTTCCAGAATTAGTTCTGATACTTTACCTAATTCAGCCCAGTCAGGGTTTGCAAGTCGGGGAACAATTCTCGATAAGTTTTCCGACAATTTATCCATAAAGGACCATTCAATACGATTGGCAACTCCTGAGAAGGCCCAATAGTAGATAATGGCCAAAATGAGAGCGATGATGAGATTGCGAACCCGTTTCTGTGTGTTTTTAGGCTTGGGTGGTAACTTGAATTCTTCTCTATCCATCATACAACTCTCCTTCTCAGCGCGTTACTAATGGTTTCAATCACAATAACGGCCACGAGTAACAGAATTAGTATAGCCATCACTTTTTGATAGGCCATGAAATTCAGCTGTGTATCAATAATCGAACCAATGCCTCCAGCACCTACAAAACCAAGGACAAGGGAGGCACGTACGTTGAGTTCAAATACGTATAATCCATAAGAGATAAAGTTTGGCAGCACCTGAGGAACGACACCATACCAGATCACCTGTATGATATTTCCTCCTGTTGACCTTATGGCTTCCATCTGTCTGGGGTCAATCGTTTCAATTGTTTCACTTAAGAGTTTAGCCAGCAGTCCTAATGAAAAAATCGTTAGGGCTAAAATACCAGGAACAATCCCAACACCGAAAAAACTGACGAATATCGTTGCCAATAGAATATCGGGCATGGTACGTAAAATGTTCATGATGTTACGGAAGGTTTGATAAAGATACTTATTTTTTACAATGGTATTTGCTGATAATAGACTCATTGGAATACAGA from Virgibacillus sp. MSP4-1 harbors:
- the dat gene encoding D-amino-acid transaminase; its protein translation is MFVLKNQEFIQRDDAKTDIEDRGYTFGDGVYEVIRVYNGAFFMLKEHLDRLQFSLTETAIPYDTDSEDLGTLLNQLVSKNQIKNGAIYLQITRGIAPRSHPYPKQTPPQLYAYPIPVSSPVDAQQNGVSVTLLEDKRWLRCDIKSLNLLYNVMAKQQAKENGYFEALLYRDEAHITEGSSSNFFAVKDGTVITHPANNYILNGITRLAVLQVCDQLGIPLKEKELRIRDLESIDEAFLASTTSEVVPITEIDQQKVGDGKSGEITSRILEGFKELIKQADV
- the phnE gene encoding phosphonate ABC transporter, permease protein PhnE encodes the protein MPQLQQNKPETNDSKKNVYSIYPKKVKMQISVIFAIVFGIYLYSLRETEADFLEFFSELNLVIEKLFRMFPPEWSYIQAAFDPLIETIQIAVVATTFSVIICIPMSLLSANTIVKNKYLYQTFRNIMNILRTMPDILLATIFVSFFGVGIVPGILALTIFSLGLLAKLLSETIETIDPRQMEAIRSTGGNIIQVIWYGVVPQVLPNFISYGLYVFELNVRASLVLGFVGAGGIGSIIDTQLNFMAYQKVMAILILLLVAVIVIETISNALRRRVV
- a CDS encoding NifU N-terminal domain-containing protein, with product MGVLVESTPNPNAMKFTAKEAIFSGEGSISVMPGQTSEYEILNELMTLDGVDNVFGYKNFITVNKTFDSEWDQLTPKVEEVLENYGY
- the phnE gene encoding phosphonate ABC transporter, permease protein PhnE, with protein sequence MDREEFKLPPKPKNTQKRVRNLIIALILAIIYYWAFSGVANRIEWSFMDKLSENLSRIVPRLANPDWAELGKVSELILETVFIAYAGTLIAAVLAVPFGFWAAKNMVKSPIWNTAGKWFLILDRTFPELILAIFFVISVGPGAFAGVLTIGLTSFGMLGKLYAEVIESIDMDIVEAMEANGANKAQILFYAIFPQVLPEFLSFALYRFEVDIRASTVLGLVGAGGIGTLIVLTAANRDWEQLGLIIISIIVVVMIIDYISSKIRKRLV
- a CDS encoding BsuPI-related putative proteinase inhibitor, which encodes MKKYLIVISGIMLLVILFGCGTSGSVDEDDQTQADSLPADQDKQKNEGDGLALLKKLAYDVTSEKTDNQITFQMELTNPTDEQVKISFPSGQQYEVIVKSKKSDEVVYRYSEGRMFTQAIVDDEIEPGETKTWEQSWEFKEAEPGDYTATVMLLPEPVHQPSNENNPFVKKVSFSINGKK